DNA from Verrucomicrobiia bacterium:
CCGTTCGTCTCAATTCGGGCGCAAACTGCAATTTCCGGCGCGTTTATCATGCGATGGCCGGCACCTCGCCACTTTGCAAATTGCCTCCGGCATCCGGGTGGCGGGTTGCAGATTGCACGATCCGTAGGGAGACGTTTGAGAAGCCGTCGGCCGAACAAAGGTATGAGCAACGGGTTATGCATTACCTAGCGGTTGGTACGCAACGCGCAGAGGGGGTTGAAGGTTCCTTTTGGACGACGTCTCCAGCATCACACTGACCCCCCCCCACTTCCATGCTCTATTGGACTGTCACCTTTTTGATCGTAGCCCTTGTCGCCGGCGTCCTTGGGTTCGGGACGTTGGCGGGAACCGCAGGGGCCATCGCCAAGGTCTGCCTTGTCATCTTCATCGTGCTATTCCTGGTTTCGATCATCCGAGGACGAAAGGTTTGAACCAACGGAGTCGTACCGGTCGCTCGCCCGATAAATTTGCCTCCGTAACCCGCATGCATAACCCGCTCGAACCGGTAGTCTCCTGGCCGGCGTACTCCACACACCAACCCCGCACACCATGCTCGAAACCATCGCCATCGTCCTGATCATCCTCTGGATCCTCGGCCTGGTCAGTACGTACACCATGGGGGGATTCATCCACGTCCTACTGGTGGTGGCGCTCGTTGTCATCGTGCTCCGGCTCATCCGGGGAAACAAGGTGTAATCGGCGTAGCGCGACGTCCATTTTCATTTCTGATCCTGCAACAGATCACTGAATCATAGACCACATCATGAACGCCAAGTTTGAAACTCCCGACGCACTGCGGCACGACTCCAAAGCGTTGGCTGATGACGCCCGCGAGCTACTCGATGCCACGGCGCACGTGGCCGACAAGAAGGTCACCGAGGCGCGGAAGCGTCTAACCACGGCCCTCGCATCCGTTAAAGAATGCGCCAGGGAGTTGTTTCAGGTCGCCGAGGAGAAGGCCATAGACGGCGCGCGCCAGGCTGACACCGTGGTCCGCGGCCACCCCTATGAATCTATCGCGTTGGCGCTTGGCGTTGGGGCTTTGCTTGGTGTGCTCCTGTCAAGGCGCAGTCATTAGGGGGGCCAGCACCCGGCCTCGAGGCGGCGAACGCCTGCGGTTCAACGCATCGCATCGCGGCTTAATCTCGTTGCCTCCGGGCAACCTGCGGGAGAATCCCAGACCATGATCGATTCTGAAGCGACAGACTCCAACTTGGGGTGGACCACCCTGCGCCTGGCGCAGCACGCGCTGGCAGCCGGGGGGACCCAGCTGGAGTTGTTGATGGTGGAGCTGCAGGAGGAGCGAGAGCGCATGTTCCGTGCCTTTGCGCTCCTGCTCGGGGTGGCGACGCTGGCGTTGCTGGTCGGCATCGCCTTCACGGCATCAGTGGTCGTGGTGCTGTGGCCTGCTTCGCGGGTATGGCCCCTCGCGATTTTGATGGTGGTCTACGCCGGAGGCAGTGCGGTCATATACCGGCGCCTGCAACGCCTGGTGACGAGCTGGGAATCCCTCCCTGAAACCCTTGGTCAACTCCGCCGCGATGGCGCGGCCTTGTCGCGCCGCCTTCAATGAATCCGCGCCACCTGGAGAAGCAACTGCTGCTGACGGAGACGGAGGTGCGCCGCCGGCAGCTTGCGGCTGATTGGTCGACTACCAAGACCCGGCTGGAGTTGAGCATGCGACAGTCCATCAAGCTCGGGGCTTGCGTCCTCGTCGCCGCCGCGGGATTGACGGTTTTCAACCTTATTCGGGGTCCGACGCGTCCCACCAAACGCCGGCTTGGCCGTGGGCGCCAAGTCCTTCTCCGCGGCATTGAACTGGCGGTAGCAATTTGGGCAACGTGGAGGGCTCTCCACGACCGGGCTGAGGTCCAGCACCACCGACAGCCGCTGCGGCCGTAAACCTCGTGACCAGTGCAATTCCAACCGGGCTGATCGAGGAAGACTCGGAGATGCTGCGGGGGTTGACCGGTTTCACCGGTTTGGTCCCGGCGGCGATGCCGGTCCCAGGTCGCCCGGCGGACAGCCCTTCGACTTCCGCGGTGCGCCTTGTGCTCCTGCCCTATGGCTCGGCGCTGACGTGCCGTGACCCAATGAGAACCGGCCGCCGAATGGCGGTAGAAGCCTATGAAGACAATCGAAAAATCAATCACGGTGCGAGTATCCGTAACCCGGGCCTATAACCAATGGACGCAATTTGAGGAATTCCCCCAGTTCATGGAGGGCGTCAAGGAGGTCAAGCAGTTGGACGAAAAGCGTCTGTCTTGGAAAGCGGAGATTGGAGGGAAGGTCAAGGCGTGGGATGCGGAGATCTTCGAGCAAATTCCTGACCGACGCATCGCCTGGCGCAGCATGGGCGGAGCAAAGAACTCGGGTATGGTTAACTTTACCCCCGTCGGCCTCAATGAGACGGAGGTTAGCCTGGCCCTGCACTATGACCCGGAAGGACTGGCCGAGAATCTGGGCGATGCGCTGGGATTGGTGGCGGCCCGGGTGGCGGGCGACCTCAAGCGATTCAAGGACTTCATCGAGTCCCGCGCGGAGCCCGTTGCGGGCTGGCGGGGTGAGATTCAGGGCAAGAGAATCCTGTCCATGGGAAACCCGCCGTAGCCGCCACTCAGCATCCGGGATGCACGCCGCCAGCTTCGGGCGCGGGGTGGCCGACGGGCCGATTCCGGCACGACGCTCAACATTCGGCCCATCCCACCAATTGAAGCTCGTGACCACGGCCCAAGCATGAAGTCCTTCCACTGCGATCATTGTGGCGCCCTGCTGGCCTTCGAAAACGTCCGGTGCCTGAGGTGCGATGTCGCGCTGGGCCTTCTACCTGACCTGCTCGATCTGAGTGCGTTGAAGGCCGAGAAGACCGGGCTGTTTCGGGCGCTGGCGCCAGCCGCAGCCGACCGTTCGTACCGGCGCTGTCCCAATGGGCTGCAGCACGAGGCATGCAATTGGTATGTTCCGGTCGCCGATCCGGAGCCTTTTTGCCTAGCCTGCCGGCTGAACGAGATGATCCCCGATCCCACGGTCGCCGGCAACGGCGAGCGCTGGCTGCGGGTGGAACTGGCCAAGCGTCGGCTCGTCTATACCCTGCTGAGGCTGGGCCTGCCCCTGCATGAGGTCGCTGCAGTGCACTCCCCGGCCCTGCGTTTCCGCTTTCTCGGTGATGTGCCGGGGGCCGCCCAGGTGCTGACCGGTCACGAGGCCGGCGTGATCACGCTCAACATCGCGGAGGCCGATGAGGTCGAGCGTGAGCGCCGCCGCGTAAGCCTTCATGAACCGTTGCGCACCCTCCCGGCGCACTTCCGCCACGAGGCTGGCCACTTCTATTGGGGCCGGCTGGTGGCGAGTTCGGCCTGGCTTGAGCCATTTCGCCAAGTGTTCGGAGACGAGACTGCCGACTATGCCGTCGCCCTCGAAGCATACCATCGGCAGGGACCACCGTTGGAGTGGTTGGAGCGCGGCGTGAGCGCCTACGCCAGCGCGCATCCGTGGGAGGACTGGGCGGAGACGTGGGCGCATTACTTGCACATGGTGGACACCCTCGAGACCGCGGCCGGATTCGGCCTGTCCGTGAAGCCCCGGCATCCGGCGGCCACCCCTTTGGCGGTGGACCCGGGCCCGATCATCCAGTCGCAGGCCGATTTCGACGCCGTGTTTGCCAACTGGCTGCCCTTGACCCTGGCGCTGAACTCGATCAACCGCGGGATGGGCCTGCCGGACCTCTATCCATTTGTCCTCGCACCGGCGGCGGTGGAGAAGCTCCGCTTCGTCCACAGCGTCATCACCGAAGCGGCGGCCGGAAGGACGTGAATTTCCTTTGCCAGATCCCAACGTTTGAGATGCTGGCGGTACGGATGAGAGCCCACCGGTCCCAGCTCTACAGCGCACTGGTGGCGGTGTGGCTCACGCTCTCCATCGCCGGGGTGGTGATGGCGGCCGTGAGCTGGGTCCGGCTGTCGGAGTCGGTGAACGCGGCGGTGGCGGTGAGCAATTTTAACGACACCCTGGACCGCGTGTTTTCCCTGGTCCTCGAAGCCGAGTCCGGACAGCGCGGGTACACCATCACAGGAATCGAGAGCTTCCTGGATCCCTATGAGCTGGCGCTCCAGCGGCTTCCCGGTGAACTGGAGGCACTCACTGAGTTTTCCCTGATCGACCGCGAGCGGCAGCGGAAGGTCCTCGATCTGCGCGTGCTGGTCGAACTCCGCTTGAATCAAATGTTGGAGGTGGTGCAAGCCCGACGCACTCAGGGCTTCCCGGCGGCGGCGTTGCAGATTGTCACAGGCAATGGCGAGGAGACAATGGACCAAATCCGCCTCCAGATTGGCGGTATGCGGCGGGACCGGGTGGGGATTCTGACGCGACACGGCGCCACAACGCGTCAACATCTCAATCGGGCCAACATCACCAGCCTGGTCGCTGGCGTCTTGGGCGTGGGGGCCGGGTTTTTCGCGTTCTTCCTAGCGCGGTTGAGCCTGGACCATGAGCGAATGGAGCGCCAACTGGCCGAATCTAAACTGCAGGCGGAAAAGGACAGCGCGCAGAAGAGCGCCTTCCTCGCGAATATGAGCCATGAAATTCGTACGCCGATGAACGCCATCCTCGGCTTCACCGACCTGCTGTCCGCCGAGGTTCGCGAGCCGCGGCAACGGCGGTACCTGACCTCGATTCGGACGGCATCCGAATCACTCCTCCAGATCATCAACGATGTCCTCGATATGTCCAAGATCGAAGCTGGCGTGGTGGACCTGCACCCCGAGCCGACCGATCCCCGAGAGATCTGCGAGTTCCTTCACAGCGTCTTCTCGGAACAGGCTGCCCGCCGGTCCGTGCAGCTCACGTGCGGCACTGCTGAGGACCTTCCGCGGGCACTGCTCCTCGATCGGACCCGGATTCGGCAGGTGCTTGTGAACCTCGTGGGGAACGCAGTTAAATTCACCGAGCGAGGCTTCATCCGGGTCCATATAATGTCGGAGGCACAGGCGGCCGTCGGCAGCCGGATCACCCTCGTGATCGAAGTGGAGGACACCGGGATCGGCATTCCGAAGGACCGGCTCGACGACGTCTTCAAACCGTTCGCCCAGACCGATCCGCGGCGCCCCCAGGAGCAGGAAGGCACCGGTCTAGGCCTCGCCATCGTGCGGCGGCTCATCGAGCTGATGGGCGGCACCGTCGCCGTCGCGAGCATCGAGGGCCACGGGACCACGTTTCGTGTGCGGATTCCCGACGTCGCGGTCTCCGCCCGGCTGCCGGCCACCCAGCTGCCGGCGTCCAATGCCGCGGTGGATTTCAACGAGTTCCGCCCTGCGACGCTGGTGGTGGCGGACGACAACGCGGTGAACCGAGAACTGATCGAAAGCATCTTCTCACCGACCCACCATGCCCTGCACTTCGGGGTCAACGGGGAGGAAGCTCTGGCGCTGGCGCGTGCGCTCAAGCCCGACGCCGTGCTGCTCGACATCCGGATGCCGCTGCTGGACGGAAGGGAGACCCTGGCAGCGATACGCCAGTCCCCGGGTCTCGAGCTCGTTCCCGTCGTAGCCGTGACCGCCTCCAACCTGGCCGACGACGAGCGGGAGTTCCGCGAGGAATTCGATGGGTACGTTCGCAAACCTTTCACTCCCCGAGCGCTGTTTGAGGAGTTGGCGCAGTTTCTGCCGCGGGCCGAAGTTCCAACGGCCGCGGCCGGTTCCGAACCTCTGCCGCCCACGACCCAGCCCCCCGGAGGCGCGCCGACGTTGCAGCGGGCCGAGCTGGCTGTTGAGTTGCACCGGCTGGAATCCAGCGATTGGCCAACGGTGCGGGACGGAATGTCCATGACCGAGGTGCACGATTTCGCCGCCCGGCTTCGGGGCTTGGGCGAGGACGCCGAATGCGCGCCCTTGGTGGACTACGCCGGAGTTCTGGAGAGTCACGCCATGGCCTATGATATCTCCGCACTGGAACCTGAACTGGCTCGTTTTCCCCAACTGATCAGCCAACTGGAGGCCAACACGGTATGATCCGCCCACCCACTGCCCCGCCGACCACCGCGCCAGCGCCGCCCGCCCGCATCCTGATCGTGGATGATCAGCCGGCGAACTTGCAGGTGCTGGGAGGCATCCTGGGCCTGCAGGGCTACGATGTCGTGCTGGCAGACAATGGGCCCACGGCGCTCAAGCGCCTGAGCCTGAGGCCGCCCGATCTGGTCCTGCTCGACGTCATCATGCCGGGCATGGACGGATTCGACGTCTGCCGGTGTATCCGCGAGCAGCCCGCGTTTACCGATCTGCCGGTCATTTTTCTTTCCGCCGCGGACGATAAAGATCTCACGGTCCGGGCGCTGGAAAGCGGTGCGGTGGACTACGTGACCAAGCCCTTCAACCAGGCGGAGCTGGTGTCCCGCGTGAGGACGCACGTGGCGCTCAAGGCCGCGCGGGACCGGCTGCGGCAGCTGGCGGAGGACAAGGACGAGCTGCTCGGGGTCCTGGCACACGATCTCAAGGGTGCATTGGGCTGCATCCTGATGAGTTCGCAGTTGCTCGTCGAACGTGCGGAAGCGGACCCAAAGTTGCATCGACTCAGCCACAACATTCTGGAGACCGCCGACCGCACCCTGGCGTTCGTGGAACTATTTCTTTCCAACACGGCGGTCGAGCATGCCCTCGCTCTGGAACCTGCCGCGGTACGTTTCGGGGAGCTGGCCGCCGAAGTAGTGCGCGAGCAGACGGCGACGGCACGATTCAAACAGTTGAAGCTGCGGCTGGAGCCACCGGTATCGGATCCCGTCGTCCTGGCCGACCGCGTAGCCCTGCGGCAGGTGCTGGACAACCTGATCGGCAACGCCGTCAAGTTTTCTCCGCCCGGACGCTCGATCTGGGTGACTTTTGCCACCGACGCAGGTCACGCGGAATGCCGAATCCGGGATGAAGGCCCGGGCTTCACACCGGAGGACCGCACCCGGATGTTCCGACGGTACAGCCGCCTTTCCGCCCGGCCCACGGGCAACGAGCCCAGCACGGGTCTGGGGCTAAGCATCGTGAAAAAACTCATGCGTTCGCTGGGTGGGGAACTTCGATGCGACAGCGAAGCCGGCCGCGGTGCCACCTTCACCGTCCGCCTCGCCAGGGCATTGCCCGGAACCGCGAAGGAACCGCAACCTTGTTGACCCCCGATCAACATCGATTGCCAGATGGTTACAACAGCCCATTCCGCCGCCTGGAGTGCAGGCTACACGAGGGGAGACGCACCGATCCCTGCGGTGGCCATCGGTGCTCCTCGCTGGTTTGACCTCATTTCCATTGATCCATGGATTTTCTCGTAATCGACGACGATCGGGCGTTTCGCGACGCCACCAGCTTGCTCATCGAGAGCGACGAGCACTACGCGGAAGGCGCGGAAACAGGGGCCGCTGCGCTGCAACGTCTGAAGGAGGCCAGGTTCGACGTGGCGCTGCTGGACCTCAATCTCGGTCAGGAAAACGGACTCGATGTACTGGACACGTTGACCAAGACCTATCCGCAGTTGCCTGTGGTAATGTTCACGGCGGCCGGCTCGGTCAAGACCGCGGTCGAGGCGATGCGGCGGGGGGCGCAGGACTACCTCGAAAAGCCCTTCACCCGTGAAAAATTCCACACCGTCCTGGCCCGACTGCAGCGGCTGCGTCAACTCGGCCGACGGATCGAACAGCTCGAGGTCGAAGTGCGTGAGGTCCGCTCGCTCCAGCCCGAACCGGTGATGGATTTCAGCACGCCGTTGATGCAGGAGGCGATGCGCGTGCTGCTGCGCGCCGCGCGGTCGCCTGCCTCGATCCTCATCCTCGGTGAAAGCGGTACGGGCAAGAGTGTCGTCGCGCGCATGGTGCATCAGCACAGTCATCTGGCTGACCAGCCGTTTGTGACCCTGAGCTGCCCAAGCCTCTCGCGCGAGCTGCTGGAGAGCGACCTGTTCGGACACGTGAAGGGCGCGTTCACGGGCGCCGTGAAGGACCATTGGGGAAAGGTGAAGGCCGCGTCGGGCGGCACCTTGTTTCTGGACGAGATCGGCGACCTGCCGCTTGAAATTCAGCCCAAGTTGCTGCGCCTGCTGCAGGAGCGGGAATACGAACGCCTGGGCGAGAACATCACCCGCACGGCTGACGTGCGGATCGTCGCCGCCACCAACCGCGACCTGAAACATCGGGTCGCCGAGGGCACGTTCCGGGAGGACTTGTATTACCGGCTGAATGTGATCTCCGTGGAGATGGCTCCGCTGCGGACCCGACCCGAGGATCTGATGCGGTTGGCCAATCATTTCCTGCAGCATTTCGCCGCGCAGTGCGGCCGCCCGTCCATGACGTTCGATCCTGAGGCCGAAGCGGCGGTCCGCGCCTACGCTTGGCCCGGCAATCTGCGGGAGCTGCGCAACGCCATCGAGCGGGCCGCCATCCTCGCGGCGGGCGATCGGCTGTCCGCCAGCGACCTGCCGCTGGAACTGCGGGTGGAGAGCTCGGGCGAAGGGGGCAAGGTCATTCAACCGGGCGCCGCGTGCTCTCTTGAACAGCTCGAGGAGGTTCATATCC
Protein-coding regions in this window:
- a CDS encoding DUF1328 domain-containing protein, translated to MLYWTVTFLIVALVAGVLGFGTLAGTAGAIAKVCLVIFIVLFLVSIIRGRKV
- a CDS encoding lmo0937 family membrane protein, giving the protein MLETIAIVLIILWILGLVSTYTMGGFIHVLLVVALVVIVLRLIRGNKV
- a CDS encoding DUF883 domain-containing protein → MNAKFETPDALRHDSKALADDARELLDATAHVADKKVTEARKRLTTALASVKECARELFQVAEEKAIDGARQADTVVRGHPYESIALALGVGALLGVLLSRRSH
- a CDS encoding phage holin family protein, which gives rise to MIDSEATDSNLGWTTLRLAQHALAAGGTQLELLMVELQEERERMFRAFALLLGVATLALLVGIAFTASVVVVLWPASRVWPLAILMVVYAGGSAVIYRRLQRLVTSWESLPETLGQLRRDGAALSRRLQ
- a CDS encoding SRPBCC family protein, with the translated sequence MKTIEKSITVRVSVTRAYNQWTQFEEFPQFMEGVKEVKQLDEKRLSWKAEIGGKVKAWDAEIFEQIPDRRIAWRSMGGAKNSGMVNFTPVGLNETEVSLALHYDPEGLAENLGDALGLVAARVAGDLKRFKDFIESRAEPVAGWRGEIQGKRILSMGNPP
- a CDS encoding putative zinc-binding metallopeptidase, with product MKSFHCDHCGALLAFENVRCLRCDVALGLLPDLLDLSALKAEKTGLFRALAPAAADRSYRRCPNGLQHEACNWYVPVADPEPFCLACRLNEMIPDPTVAGNGERWLRVELAKRRLVYTLLRLGLPLHEVAAVHSPALRFRFLGDVPGAAQVLTGHEAGVITLNIAEADEVERERRRVSLHEPLRTLPAHFRHEAGHFYWGRLVASSAWLEPFRQVFGDETADYAVALEAYHRQGPPLEWLERGVSAYASAHPWEDWAETWAHYLHMVDTLETAAGFGLSVKPRHPAATPLAVDPGPIIQSQADFDAVFANWLPLTLALNSINRGMGLPDLYPFVLAPAAVEKLRFVHSVITEAAAGRT
- a CDS encoding CHASE3 domain-containing protein; its protein translation is MNFLCQIPTFEMLAVRMRAHRSQLYSALVAVWLTLSIAGVVMAAVSWVRLSESVNAAVAVSNFNDTLDRVFSLVLEAESGQRGYTITGIESFLDPYELALQRLPGELEALTEFSLIDRERQRKVLDLRVLVELRLNQMLEVVQARRTQGFPAAALQIVTGNGEETMDQIRLQIGGMRRDRVGILTRHGATTRQHLNRANITSLVAGVLGVGAGFFAFFLARLSLDHERMERQLAESKLQAEKDSAQKSAFLANMSHEIRTPMNAILGFTDLLSAEVREPRQRRYLTSIRTASESLLQIINDVLDMSKIEAGVVDLHPEPTDPREICEFLHSVFSEQAARRSVQLTCGTAEDLPRALLLDRTRIRQVLVNLVGNAVKFTERGFIRVHIMSEAQAAVGSRITLVIEVEDTGIGIPKDRLDDVFKPFAQTDPRRPQEQEGTGLGLAIVRRLIELMGGTVAVASIEGHGTTFRVRIPDVAVSARLPATQLPASNAAVDFNEFRPATLVVADDNAVNRELIESIFSPTHHALHFGVNGEEALALARALKPDAVLLDIRMPLLDGRETLAAIRQSPGLELVPVVAVTASNLADDEREFREEFDGYVRKPFTPRALFEELAQFLPRAEVPTAAAGSEPLPPTTQPPGGAPTLQRAELAVELHRLESSDWPTVRDGMSMTEVHDFAARLRGLGEDAECAPLVDYAGVLESHAMAYDISALEPELARFPQLISQLEANTV
- a CDS encoding hybrid sensor histidine kinase/response regulator, producing the protein MIRPPTAPPTTAPAPPARILIVDDQPANLQVLGGILGLQGYDVVLADNGPTALKRLSLRPPDLVLLDVIMPGMDGFDVCRCIREQPAFTDLPVIFLSAADDKDLTVRALESGAVDYVTKPFNQAELVSRVRTHVALKAARDRLRQLAEDKDELLGVLAHDLKGALGCILMSSQLLVERAEADPKLHRLSHNILETADRTLAFVELFLSNTAVEHALALEPAAVRFGELAAEVVREQTATARFKQLKLRLEPPVSDPVVLADRVALRQVLDNLIGNAVKFSPPGRSIWVTFATDAGHAECRIRDEGPGFTPEDRTRMFRRYSRLSARPTGNEPSTGLGLSIVKKLMRSLGGELRCDSEAGRGATFTVRLARALPGTAKEPQPC
- a CDS encoding sigma-54-dependent Fis family transcriptional regulator, with translation MDFLVIDDDRAFRDATSLLIESDEHYAEGAETGAAALQRLKEARFDVALLDLNLGQENGLDVLDTLTKTYPQLPVVMFTAAGSVKTAVEAMRRGAQDYLEKPFTREKFHTVLARLQRLRQLGRRIEQLEVEVREVRSLQPEPVMDFSTPLMQEAMRVLLRAARSPASILILGESGTGKSVVARMVHQHSHLADQPFVTLSCPSLSRELLESDLFGHVKGAFTGAVKDHWGKVKAASGGTLFLDEIGDLPLEIQPKLLRLLQEREYERLGENITRTADVRIVAATNRDLKHRVAEGTFREDLYYRLNVISVEMAPLRTRPEDLMRLANHFLQHFAAQCGRPSMTFDPEAEAAVRAYAWPGNLRELRNAIERAAILAAGDRLSASDLPLELRVESSGEGGKVIQPGAACSLEQLEEVHIRRVLAQSPSLVEAAQILGIDQATLYRKRKKLGLE